The Prevotella sp. E9-3 genome has a window encoding:
- a CDS encoding tetratricopeptide repeat protein codes for MRRASYTLYIIYLALVLLTTAGCSTQKNTAKSRWWHSFNARYNTYYNGSLAYIDGAEEKEKGNKDNFTEQLPLYTVGNKNSRELGKGNFERAIEKSEKAIKQHSIKTRPEWNKTRRKTAKDKEWLSRREYNPFLWKAWLLMGKSQFQKGAFDESAATFSYMSRLYQTQPAINGIARSWLARSYMELDWLYDAEDVVRNMARDSIHYKAQNDWDYTFANYYIKSGDYERALPYLRKAIKHEKRKVQKARMWFLTAQLEASLGHRQESYKAFQRVIRQNPPYELEFNARIAQTEVMAKGNSRKIISKLRRMARSDNNKDYLDQIYYAIGNIYLAQCDTMHAIGAYETGNEKSTRSGIEKGVLLLRLGDLYWDKERYNDAQRCYGEAIGLLDKDRPDYNELSRRSKVLDELVPHTDAIHLQDSLQALAKMSEKDRNEAIDRVIEALKKKEKEERDKAREAEVEKALEKAGSIGNRQQTTQQTPNPTQQGNGQWYFYNQMAVNQGKQQFQKQWGKRENQDNWQRSNLTVLANTNIDMNNAGQEIADSLFSALDAIDDSIASEREALENDSAQNDPHKREYYLAQIPFTEEQVEASNAIIQEALFNSGIIFKDKLDNSTLDNARQSRPLRLSEKQLVRLTYSFPDYEKNDEAWYHLYLLYSRLGEHDRASECLTHLKADYPESEWTILLSDPFYAENARFGVHIEDSLYASTYEAFKQARYGEVKTNAALSAERFPLGENRPKFLFINGLTLLNENDAKGCLEELRQVVEKYPQSEVSPLAGMIIKGVQEGRTLYGGKFDLDNIWARRDLTMSDDSTSTDTLSSDRNLPFLFVMAYLPDSVNSNQLLFEMARYNFSNFTVRNFELNIEQQPGITRLLTSGFLNYDEALQYARKLYANESMRTLIHKCRCIIISDHNLSLIGTRYSYQDYDEFYQRTFAPLTISNEELLEIPEVIEQPDEENEQDNSQEETPTPADNKNTNDFDEDFW; via the coding sequence ATGCGCAGAGCTTCTTATACCTTATATATTATATATTTAGCCCTTGTCCTCTTGACAACGGCAGGTTGCTCTACGCAGAAGAATACAGCAAAAAGTCGTTGGTGGCACTCGTTCAACGCTCGTTACAACACTTATTATAATGGCTCATTGGCCTATATAGACGGAGCGGAAGAGAAGGAGAAAGGCAACAAGGACAATTTCACCGAGCAATTACCGCTTTATACCGTTGGCAACAAAAACAGTCGAGAACTTGGCAAAGGAAATTTTGAGCGTGCCATTGAAAAGAGCGAGAAAGCCATCAAACAGCATAGCATCAAGACTCGTCCTGAATGGAATAAAACGCGCCGTAAGACTGCTAAAGACAAGGAGTGGCTCTCACGCCGCGAATATAACCCATTCCTTTGGAAAGCTTGGCTTCTTATGGGTAAGTCACAATTTCAAAAAGGAGCTTTCGACGAGTCGGCAGCCACATTCTCTTACATGTCTCGCCTCTACCAGACCCAGCCTGCCATCAACGGAATAGCCCGTTCGTGGCTGGCACGCAGTTATATGGAGCTTGACTGGCTTTACGATGCAGAAGATGTGGTACGCAATATGGCGCGCGACTCTATTCACTATAAGGCCCAGAACGATTGGGACTACACTTTTGCCAATTATTATATAAAGAGTGGTGATTATGAACGTGCCCTCCCCTATCTGAGGAAAGCTATCAAACACGAGAAACGTAAAGTTCAGAAAGCGCGCATGTGGTTCCTGACAGCTCAACTTGAAGCTTCTTTAGGACATCGCCAAGAATCATACAAGGCATTTCAGCGCGTCATTCGTCAGAATCCACCATACGAACTGGAATTCAACGCCCGGATTGCCCAAACCGAAGTAATGGCTAAAGGTAATAGTCGCAAGATAATCAGCAAGTTAAGACGCATGGCCCGTTCTGACAACAACAAAGACTATCTTGACCAGATTTACTATGCTATTGGTAACATCTACCTTGCTCAATGCGACACGATGCACGCCATCGGCGCCTACGAAACCGGAAACGAGAAATCTACACGCAGCGGTATTGAGAAAGGAGTATTGCTACTACGATTAGGCGATTTGTATTGGGACAAAGAACGCTATAATGATGCCCAGCGCTGCTATGGAGAAGCAATCGGTTTGTTGGATAAGGACCGTCCTGATTACAACGAGCTGTCTCGCCGGTCAAAAGTACTAGATGAACTGGTTCCTCATACAGACGCCATCCACTTGCAAGACTCACTTCAAGCCTTGGCTAAGATGTCTGAAAAAGACCGTAACGAGGCTATAGACCGTGTGATTGAGGCTTTAAAGAAAAAAGAAAAAGAAGAACGCGATAAAGCCCGTGAAGCAGAGGTTGAGAAGGCTCTTGAAAAAGCCGGTTCCATAGGAAATCGTCAGCAGACCACCCAGCAAACTCCCAATCCCACTCAACAAGGAAACGGCCAATGGTATTTCTACAATCAGATGGCTGTTAATCAGGGTAAACAACAGTTCCAAAAGCAGTGGGGTAAGCGTGAGAATCAAGACAACTGGCAACGTTCGAACCTCACCGTGTTGGCCAATACTAATATCGACATGAACAATGCCGGACAGGAAATAGCCGACTCACTCTTCTCAGCCCTGGATGCCATCGATGATTCCATTGCCTCTGAACGAGAAGCCCTTGAGAATGACAGTGCGCAAAATGATCCGCACAAACGCGAGTACTATCTGGCCCAAATTCCTTTCACTGAAGAGCAGGTAGAAGCCAGCAATGCCATTATTCAAGAAGCCCTGTTCAATTCTGGCATTATTTTCAAGGACAAGCTGGACAATTCAACCCTTGACAATGCTCGTCAAAGCAGGCCACTTCGTCTTTCTGAGAAACAGCTCGTACGACTGACCTATTCTTTCCCCGACTACGAAAAGAACGATGAGGCTTGGTATCACTTGTATTTACTCTACTCCCGATTAGGCGAACACGACCGTGCCAGCGAATGTCTTACACATTTGAAAGCCGACTATCCTGAAAGTGAGTGGACCATACTGCTCAGTGATCCTTTCTATGCTGAAAATGCCCGCTTCGGTGTTCATATAGAAGATTCTCTTTATGCTTCCACCTATGAAGCCTTCAAACAGGCCCGATATGGTGAGGTAAAGACCAATGCGGCCCTTTCTGCCGAACGTTTCCCCTTGGGTGAAAACCGTCCAAAGTTCCTGTTTATCAATGGTCTGACACTATTGAATGAGAATGATGCAAAAGGTTGTCTGGAAGAACTTCGCCAAGTGGTTGAGAAGTATCCGCAAAGTGAGGTAAGTCCTTTGGCCGGCATGATTATCAAAGGTGTTCAAGAAGGACGCACACTCTATGGAGGAAAATTTGACCTTGACAATATTTGGGCTCGCCGAGATCTCACCATGTCTGATGACTCCACATCGACAGACACTCTCTCGTCCGATCGCAACCTGCCATTCCTCTTTGTAATGGCCTATCTGCCAGACTCTGTTAACAGCAATCAATTGCTGTTTGAAATGGCACGATACAACTTTTCAAACTTCACGGTACGCAATTTCGAACTGAATATCGAGCAGCAGCCTGGTATCACACGTCTGCTAACAAGCGGTTTCCTGAACTATGACGAGGCTTTGCAATATGCGCGCAAGCTATATGCCAATGAGTCCATGCGGACCTTGATACATAAATGCCGTTGCATCATCATCAGCGATCACAACCTCTCACTCATTGGTACACGCTATAGTTATCAAGACTATGATGAATTCTACCAGCGCACTTTTGCACCTCTTACTATCAGCAACGAAGAACTGCTGGAGATTCCTGAAGTCATTGAGCAACCTGACGAAGAAAACGAACAAGACAATTCTCAGGAAGAAACGCCTACTCCTGCTGATAATAAGAATACCAATGATTTCGATGAAGATTTCTGGTAA
- a CDS encoding 3-phosphoshikimate 1-carboxyvinyltransferase, with product MTQYELHAPENLNATVKLPASKSISNRALIICALLGGKELPQNLSDCDDTEVIVEALRKMPETIDIKAAGTAMRFMTAFLASTENGEHLLTGSERMKHRPIKILVDALRMLGADISYAGEEGFPPLRIKGQKLDGGRLEIAGNVSSQYISALLLIGPMLRNGLEIRLTGEIISRPYIDLTLWTLREFGADAEWTSVDTITVRPKPYCSRPYFIENDWSAASYWYEMVALSSQRDAEIRLEGLMDGSKQGDSSVRYIFSLLGIKTIFSSKEPGVPTTVTLRKNGHHVSRLEYDFINSPDLTQTFVVTCCMMDIPFHFTGLQTLKIKETDRIKALKTEMRKLGFILHDINDCELLWDGERCQAEVLPAIDTYEDHRMALAFSPIVFQQPIIINNPHVVTKSYPRFWDDLEQVGFTISKS from the coding sequence ATGACCCAATACGAACTTCATGCCCCTGAGAATCTCAATGCAACAGTGAAATTACCTGCATCAAAGAGTATTTCCAACCGTGCCCTTATCATTTGCGCCCTACTCGGTGGCAAGGAACTCCCACAGAATTTAAGTGACTGCGACGATACTGAAGTTATAGTAGAAGCCCTGCGCAAGATGCCAGAGACTATTGACATCAAAGCAGCAGGTACCGCAATGCGTTTCATGACAGCCTTCCTTGCATCAACAGAGAATGGTGAACATCTGCTCACAGGATCTGAGCGCATGAAGCACCGCCCAATTAAAATTCTTGTTGATGCGCTCCGTATGCTTGGCGCTGACATTAGCTATGCTGGAGAAGAAGGTTTCCCACCTCTTCGTATCAAAGGTCAAAAGTTGGATGGAGGTCGTTTAGAGATAGCAGGAAATGTGAGTTCGCAGTATATTTCTGCCTTGCTATTAATTGGTCCGATGTTGCGAAACGGTTTGGAGATTCGACTCACTGGCGAGATTATTTCACGTCCTTATATAGATTTGACGCTATGGACTTTACGCGAATTCGGAGCAGACGCAGAATGGACTTCTGTGGACACCATCACCGTACGCCCAAAGCCATATTGTTCCCGTCCTTACTTCATTGAAAACGACTGGAGTGCTGCTTCCTATTGGTACGAGATGGTAGCGTTGTCTTCTCAGCGTGATGCTGAAATTCGTTTAGAAGGCCTGATGGATGGTTCAAAACAAGGTGACTCATCAGTACGCTACATTTTCAGTTTATTAGGCATCAAAACAATTTTTTCATCGAAAGAGCCTGGCGTGCCAACAACCGTTACCTTACGTAAAAACGGGCATCATGTATCTCGATTAGAATACGACTTCATCAATTCTCCAGACTTGACACAAACTTTTGTGGTGACTTGCTGTATGATGGATATTCCTTTCCATTTCACAGGTCTGCAAACACTCAAGATTAAAGAGACCGACCGCATCAAGGCCTTAAAGACAGAAATGCGCAAACTTGGCTTCATACTCCATGACATCAATGATTGTGAACTACTATGGGATGGAGAACGTTGTCAAGCCGAAGTTCTGCCTGCCATCGACACTTATGAAGACCATCGAATGGCACTTGCATTTAGTCCTATTGTTTTTCAGCAACCCATCATTATTAACAACCCACATGTGGTTACGAAGTCGTATCCCCGTTTCTGGGATGACTTAGAACAAGTGGGATTCACTATTAGTAAATCATGA
- a CDS encoding aldo/keto reductase, translating to MMNNYVASPQRYEAGMNYERCGRSGVLLPKVSLGFWHNFGGVDSYERSREITHYAFDHGITHFDLANNYGPPYGSAEQTMGRLMDDDFRPYRDELFIATKAGYDMWPGPYGNWGSRKYLMASLDQSLKRMHLDYVDLFYSHRYDPETPLEETLQALVDVVRSGKALYVGISRWPLEATRIAFKYLKERDVPCLIYQGRLNMLDREPQESGILDLCRENGVGFISFSPLAQGLLTDRYLNGIPDDSRMSKGKFLKESMLTDELLEKLRRYNAQAQQRGETLAEMALAWILQQKGVTSVLVGASSTSQLEKNLKCVSAPPFDIQL from the coding sequence ATGATGAATAATTATGTAGCAAGTCCCCAGCGTTATGAGGCAGGCATGAACTATGAGCGTTGTGGACGTAGTGGTGTACTTTTGCCAAAAGTGAGCCTTGGCTTTTGGCATAACTTTGGCGGAGTAGATTCTTATGAGCGTTCACGTGAGATTACTCACTATGCTTTTGATCATGGAATTACTCATTTTGATCTGGCGAATAATTACGGACCTCCTTATGGTTCTGCAGAACAGACAATGGGCCGATTGATGGACGATGACTTCCGACCCTATCGTGATGAACTGTTCATTGCTACGAAGGCAGGTTATGATATGTGGCCTGGACCTTATGGTAACTGGGGATCGCGAAAGTATCTGATGGCTTCACTCGACCAGTCGTTAAAACGTATGCATCTCGACTATGTTGATTTGTTTTACTCTCACCGCTATGATCCTGAAACTCCATTAGAGGAAACTCTTCAGGCATTGGTTGATGTGGTGCGTTCAGGAAAGGCTCTTTACGTAGGAATTTCGCGTTGGCCTTTGGAAGCTACGCGCATTGCATTCAAGTATCTGAAAGAACGTGATGTACCTTGTTTGATTTATCAGGGACGCTTGAATATGCTTGATCGAGAGCCACAAGAATCAGGAATACTTGATTTGTGTAGGGAGAACGGTGTCGGATTCATTTCGTTCTCTCCATTGGCCCAAGGATTGCTTACCGACCGTTATCTTAATGGTATTCCAGATGATTCACGCATGTCAAAGGGTAAGTTCTTGAAAGAAAGTATGCTGACCGATGAACTACTCGAGAAACTTCGTCGTTATAATGCACAGGCTCAGCAGCGTGGTGAAACTTTAGCCGAGATGGCATTGGCATGGATTCTTCAGCAAAAGGGGGTAACATCAGTGCTGGTTGGGGCAAGTTCTACATCTCAGCTTGAGAAGAACCTTAAATGTGTTTCGGCACCACCTTTTGATATTCAACTTTAG
- a CDS encoding DUF3108 domain-containing protein, which yields MKKTISKMNKWFLSIALAICALVINPTNSQAQCGIENNAFQGGEFLAYDLYFNWKFVWLKVGSASMSTVKSVYKGQEAYRTSLITRGNDKLDGVFVMRDTLLSYCDKDLNPLYHRKGSLEGKRYYIDELWYSYPYNNCHVKMHRVDADGAVHWKEKEYKDCVYDMMSIFLRARNFDASNMKVGDVIPMPITDAKRLSNSWLKFQGKETYKIDGTKEKFRCLVFSFIEHDDGKNNELIRFYVTDDANHIPVRLDLFLSFGSAKVFLKSYKGVKNPITSKIK from the coding sequence ATGAAAAAGACTATTTCAAAAATGAATAAATGGTTTCTCAGTATCGCATTGGCAATCTGCGCATTAGTCATTAATCCAACAAATTCACAAGCCCAATGCGGGATTGAGAACAACGCATTCCAAGGTGGTGAATTTCTTGCCTATGACCTTTATTTCAACTGGAAGTTCGTATGGCTGAAAGTAGGGTCAGCCTCAATGTCAACAGTAAAATCTGTCTATAAGGGACAAGAAGCCTATCGTACCAGCCTCATCACACGAGGAAATGACAAACTTGACGGAGTATTCGTAATGCGCGATACATTACTTAGCTATTGCGACAAAGATTTGAACCCACTTTATCATCGCAAGGGCTCGCTCGAAGGCAAGCGTTATTACATTGACGAATTGTGGTATTCCTATCCATACAACAATTGCCACGTTAAGATGCACCGTGTAGATGCAGACGGTGCAGTTCATTGGAAAGAGAAAGAATATAAAGACTGTGTCTATGACATGATGAGCATCTTTTTGCGTGCTCGAAATTTCGACGCTTCAAACATGAAAGTTGGTGATGTTATACCAATGCCCATCACCGATGCCAAGCGGCTTTCCAATTCATGGTTAAAGTTTCAAGGTAAGGAAACTTACAAAATTGATGGTACAAAAGAAAAATTCAGATGTCTGGTATTCTCATTCATAGAGCACGATGATGGCAAAAACAATGAGCTCATCCGTTTCTATGTCACTGATGACGCCAACCACATTCCTGTACGCCTTGATCTTTTCCTTTCATTCGGTTCAGCAAAAGTGTTCTTAAAGAGCTATAAAGGTGTGAAGAATCCTATCACCTCGAAGATTAAGTAA
- a CDS encoding Ig-like domain-containing protein translates to MKKLYLFLLICLTSCARMGTPDGGWFDDTPPRVVGSSPSDRGTDVTSRRITINFNEYIKIEDAQNKVIVSPPQLEMPEIKATGKRIVIDLQDSLKANTTYTIDFSDAISDNNEGNPMGNYAFTFSTGKQIDTLQVSGYVLNAENLEPIKGMLVGLYLDSTCVDTTFHKLPMMRVSRTNGSGRFTIKGVAPGNYRVFALKDADGDFVYGQKSEDIAFSHEVVTPSSKLDTRQDTIWMDSLRISRINRVEYTHFLPDEVTLLSFQVPQTDRYLVKTERKEPEKLGFFFSYGSDSLPRLRGLNFEADNAFFVEPSTKLDTIYYWLRDTALVNQDTLRMEATYMMTDSTGLLVEKVDTIEALAKIPYAKRLKEKQKEFEKWQKEQEKKKKRNEPYDSIMPIEFLRPKLSTNGQLNPNQNVFIEMPVPLDSCHAEGVHLYSMIDSLWYNAPLLFEQINPRLYVVKAEWRPDIEYSLEIDSASFQTIFGEVNKPIKQGIKVRSEDEFSTLMVNITNMPDSGNVIIQMMDNGDKVVRETTVQDGTAEFYYVTPKKYYLRAIIDWNKNGIWDTGDYDADRQPEPVYYFHEEVECKAKWDVTRNWALNSRPLFRQKPVAITKQKPDQEKQLRDRNAQRAASKGIPYVPKD, encoded by the coding sequence ATGAAAAAGCTATACCTTTTTCTTCTTATCTGCCTCACTTCCTGTGCTCGTATGGGTACTCCCGACGGTGGATGGTTCGATGACACTCCACCACGAGTGGTTGGTTCCTCTCCTTCCGATAGAGGTACCGATGTTACTTCACGCCGCATAACCATCAACTTCAACGAGTATATAAAGATAGAGGATGCGCAGAATAAGGTTATTGTATCACCGCCGCAACTTGAAATGCCAGAGATAAAAGCTACTGGCAAGCGAATTGTCATTGACCTACAGGACAGTCTGAAGGCCAATACTACTTATACCATCGACTTCAGCGATGCCATCAGCGACAACAATGAAGGAAACCCCATGGGTAATTATGCTTTCACATTCTCTACAGGCAAACAAATTGATACGCTACAAGTGAGCGGATATGTGCTAAACGCCGAGAACTTAGAACCCATCAAGGGAATGCTTGTCGGTCTGTATCTGGACAGCACCTGTGTTGACACAACATTCCATAAGTTGCCCATGATGCGTGTATCGCGCACAAACGGAAGCGGTCGTTTCACTATTAAAGGCGTAGCGCCCGGCAACTACCGTGTGTTTGCATTAAAAGACGCTGACGGAGACTTCGTTTATGGTCAGAAGAGCGAGGATATAGCCTTCTCTCACGAAGTTGTAACTCCTTCATCCAAACTCGATACTCGTCAAGACACTATTTGGATGGACTCATTGCGCATCAGTCGCATCAACCGCGTGGAATACACCCACTTTCTGCCCGATGAAGTGACACTGCTTTCTTTCCAAGTTCCTCAAACTGATCGCTATCTGGTAAAGACCGAACGCAAGGAGCCTGAAAAACTCGGCTTTTTCTTCAGCTACGGAAGTGATTCACTCCCCCGTCTTCGCGGACTGAACTTTGAAGCTGACAATGCCTTCTTTGTGGAACCTTCCACCAAACTCGACACCATCTATTATTGGCTGCGTGACACTGCACTTGTTAATCAGGACACCCTGCGAATGGAGGCCACCTATATGATGACCGACAGTACGGGATTGTTAGTAGAGAAGGTTGACACAATCGAGGCCTTGGCTAAGATTCCTTATGCAAAGCGACTGAAAGAAAAGCAAAAGGAATTTGAAAAGTGGCAGAAAGAACAGGAAAAGAAGAAAAAACGCAATGAGCCTTACGATAGTATCATGCCCATTGAGTTCCTGCGTCCAAAACTGAGTACCAACGGACAACTGAATCCAAACCAGAACGTATTTATTGAAATGCCTGTTCCGCTCGACTCTTGTCATGCCGAGGGTGTACACCTCTATTCAATGATAGACTCTCTATGGTACAACGCACCATTGCTTTTTGAACAGATCAATCCACGCCTTTATGTGGTCAAGGCAGAATGGCGCCCAGACATAGAATATAGTTTGGAAATAGACTCGGCATCCTTCCAGACCATCTTTGGCGAAGTTAACAAGCCTATCAAACAGGGTATTAAAGTGCGTTCTGAAGACGAGTTTAGTACATTGATGGTGAATATCACCAACATGCCCGATAGTGGCAACGTCATTATACAGATGATGGACAACGGCGACAAGGTTGTACGAGAAACCACTGTTCAGGATGGAACAGCCGAATTCTATTACGTAACTCCAAAGAAGTATTATTTACGTGCTATTATCGACTGGAACAAGAATGGAATCTGGGATACTGGCGACTACGATGCTGACCGCCAACCTGAACCGGTATATTATTTCCACGAAGAGGTTGAATGCAAGGCAAAATGGGATGTTACCCGCAATTGGGCACTAAACAGCCGTCCACTGTTCCGTCAGAAGCCTGTGGCAATCACCAAACAAAAGCCCGATCAGGAAAAACAACTTCGTGACCGCAATGCCCAACGAGCAGCATCTAAGGGCATTCCTTATGTTCCGAAGGACTAA
- a CDS encoding GH3 auxin-responsive promoter family protein, whose protein sequence is MSLTSIARLFFQQRWRELERHQTEGEALQREVLSHLLEKAKDTEYGRNHLFGAAKGYDDFVRNTPINTYEEVKTDIDRMRHGEEDVLWPGRVKWFAKSSGTTNDKSKFIPVSPDGLQHLHYKGGADVVALYLRNNPKSRMFDGRGLILGGSHAPNYNLPGSLVGDLSAILIENINPIVNLIRVPSKQTALLSDFEVKRDRIAREAMTKNVTNLSGVPSWMLSVLNRVMEISGKEHLEDVWPNIEVFFHGGVAFTPYREQYEKLITSPKMHYMETYNASEGFFGIQDDPADKSMLLMLDYDVFYEFQEMGTDRIVPLWGVETGKNYAMIISTSCGLWRYMIGDTIRFTSTNPYKFVISGRTKSFINAFGEELIVDNAEQGLAYACQKTGAVVSEYTAAPVFMDANAKCSHQWVIEFAKRPTDLNEFAAILDRKLQEVNSDYEAKRYKDITLQPLQIIEARPNLFNDWLKANGKLGGQHKVPRLSNERKIIEQLITMNQ, encoded by the coding sequence ATGAGCCTTACAAGCATTGCAAGATTGTTTTTCCAACAACGCTGGCGAGAATTGGAGCGCCATCAGACTGAAGGCGAGGCCCTTCAACGTGAGGTGCTCAGCCATCTGCTGGAAAAGGCAAAAGATACAGAATATGGTCGCAACCATCTTTTTGGCGCTGCCAAAGGCTATGACGACTTTGTTCGCAACACCCCCATTAACACTTACGAAGAGGTTAAGACTGATATTGACCGCATGCGCCATGGTGAAGAAGACGTGCTATGGCCAGGCCGTGTAAAATGGTTTGCAAAGTCAAGTGGAACCACCAACGACAAATCAAAATTCATCCCGGTATCGCCTGATGGTCTCCAGCACTTGCACTATAAAGGAGGTGCTGATGTGGTGGCCCTCTATCTGCGTAACAATCCGAAAAGTCGTATGTTTGACGGACGCGGATTAATTCTGGGAGGCAGCCATGCGCCCAACTACAACCTGCCGGGCTCGTTGGTAGGAGACCTCAGTGCGATCCTCATTGAGAATATCAATCCAATTGTCAACTTAATCCGTGTGCCTTCAAAACAGACTGCGCTGCTCTCTGATTTTGAAGTAAAACGCGACCGCATAGCCCGTGAAGCCATGACGAAGAACGTGACCAATTTAAGTGGCGTTCCTTCATGGATGCTTTCTGTTCTCAATCGTGTGATGGAGATTAGTGGCAAGGAACACTTGGAAGACGTATGGCCCAATATTGAGGTGTTCTTCCACGGCGGTGTTGCCTTCACGCCTTATCGTGAGCAATATGAAAAGCTCATCACCAGTCCGAAGATGCACTATATGGAGACATATAACGCCAGTGAGGGCTTCTTCGGTATTCAGGACGATCCTGCAGACAAATCAATGCTGCTGATGCTTGACTATGACGTGTTCTATGAGTTCCAGGAAATGGGAACCGACCGGATCGTTCCTCTCTGGGGCGTAGAAACGGGTAAGAACTACGCCATGATTATCTCAACATCATGCGGACTATGGCGATACATGATTGGTGACACTATTCGTTTCACCTCTACCAATCCTTACAAATTTGTGATTTCCGGCCGCACGAAGAGCTTTATCAATGCATTTGGAGAAGAGCTGATTGTTGACAATGCTGAACAAGGATTGGCATACGCTTGTCAGAAAACAGGTGCTGTGGTAAGTGAATACACCGCTGCTCCTGTGTTCATGGATGCCAATGCAAAGTGCAGCCACCAATGGGTGATTGAGTTTGCCAAGCGTCCTACCGACCTTAATGAATTTGCCGCTATTCTCGATCGCAAACTGCAGGAAGTAAACAGCGACTATGAAGCCAAGCGCTACAAGGACATCACGCTGCAACCTCTTCAGATCATCGAGGCACGCCCTAACTTGTTCAACGACTGGTTGAAGGCCAACGGCAAACTGGGCGGACAACACAAAGTGCCCCGATTGAGCAACGAAAGGAAAATTATTGAACAACTGATTACAATGAACCAATGA